In Helicobacter bilis, a genomic segment contains:
- a CDS encoding CCA tRNA nucleotidyltransferase, whose product MKWALNSCVISCNFANISQNMQSYILSMQIPNYVIDILKILESHGFEAYIVGGCVRDSLLGLSPKDWDITSNAEPMQTQQLFSLYAESFEVIPVGLKYGTLGIRDKATRNLVEITTYRFEGEYKDGRRPECIQFAKTLQEDLSRRDFSINALACRMLHKDIKTEEHVILWVDAGLRVQNSKNLDSLPNQGGLRGLGRNVWNLDSSNCHVEQSETSNNPNSKKDFSNDKILDSKNCTLNPAPTHLVENLDSKNSANYSSINMQLFDYHNGIKHLCERKIACVGNAQERFLEDSLRIMRAIRFASVLPFAFQLDDRTKEAVFLLTQKLSLIANERTQIEFTKLLCGQYAHKILSIYKSVFFFILPPLKILNAMQLNHNFETLRIAPKNIILRLSLLFCPLPYAKDIYKNREKLQKYLCDYQAICKQLHFDNKTIQRSQTLLQLLCNTEIFTAQNSKIALKYLLSQHDIEIISQLMLLYVVLQKTHEALGESSPKDSILQEMPPYSKEKLCAITKDLNEIIINKECYKLSQLSINGNALQNIAKSMGISLQGKQIGILLTKLLYAVIEEEIPNTFHSLENRARFYIARL is encoded by the coding sequence ATGAAATGGGCTTTAAACTCATGCGTGATTTCTTGCAACTTCGCTAATATTAGTCAAAACATGCAAAGCTATATCCTATCTATGCAGATACCAAACTATGTGATTGATATCTTAAAGATTCTAGAATCTCATGGTTTTGAAGCCTATATTGTAGGTGGTTGTGTGCGTGATAGTCTGCTTGGTTTGTCGCCAAAAGATTGGGACATTACAAGCAATGCAGAGCCTATGCAAACACAGCAGCTTTTTAGCCTATATGCTGAATCTTTTGAAGTTATCCCTGTTGGTTTAAAATATGGCACTTTGGGGATTAGAGATAAAGCGACAAGGAATCTTGTCGAGATTACGACTTATCGCTTTGAAGGTGAGTATAAAGATGGGAGACGACCTGAATGCATACAATTTGCAAAAACTCTGCAAGAAGATTTATCTCGCAGGGATTTTAGCATAAATGCCCTTGCGTGTAGAATGCTACATAAAGATATTAAGACAGAAGAGCATGTTATACTATGGGTGGATGCAGGGCTTAGAGTGCAAAATAGTAAGAATCTAGATTCTCTACCAAATCAGGGTGGGCTGCGGGGTTTAGGGCGCAATGTTTGGAATCTAGATTCTAGTAATTGTCATGTTGAGCAAAGCGAAACATCTAATAACCCAAATTCTAAAAAAGATTTTTCAAATGACAAGATTCTAGATTCCAAGAATTGCACCCTAAACCCTGCACCTACCCATTTGGTAGAGAATCTAGATTCCAAAAATTCTGCAAATTATTCAAGTATAAATATGCAACTCTTTGACTATCATAACGGAATCAAGCACTTATGTGAGAGAAAAATCGCATGTGTAGGTAATGCACAAGAAAGATTTTTAGAAGATTCTCTGCGTATTATGAGAGCCATTCGCTTTGCTTCTGTTTTGCCTTTTGCATTTCAGCTTGATGACAGGACAAAAGAAGCGGTATTTCTACTTACTCAAAAACTATCGCTTATTGCAAATGAACGCACACAGATAGAATTTACAAAGCTTTTATGCGGACAATACGCACATAAAATCTTATCTATATACAAAAGTGTATTTTTCTTTATCTTACCGCCTTTAAAGATTCTAAACGCAATGCAATTAAATCATAATTTTGAAACGCTAAGAATCGCCCCAAAAAATATTATCTTGCGACTTTCTCTATTATTCTGCCCCCTGCCTTATGCAAAGGATATATACAAAAATAGGGAAAAATTGCAAAAATATTTGTGTGATTATCAAGCTATTTGCAAACAATTGCATTTTGATAACAAAACGATACAAAGAAGTCAAACACTTTTGCAACTACTTTGTAATACAGAGATTTTCACAGCACAAAATAGCAAAATAGCACTCAAATATCTACTCTCACAGCATGATATAGAGATAATATCACAACTCATGCTATTATATGTAGTCTTGCAGAAAACACATGAAGCATTGGGTGAATCTAGCCCAAAAGATTCTATATTACAAGAAATGCCGCCATATAGCAAAGAAAAACTATGTGCTATAACAAAAGATTTAAACGAGATTATCATAAACAAAGAATGCTATAAACTCTCTCAACTAAGCATTAATGGTAACGCATTGCAAAATATTGCAAAATCTATGGGGATTTCACTACAAGGCAAACAAATCGGCATACTTTTAACAAAGCTGTTATATGCGGTTATAGAAGAAGAGATACCAAATACTTTTCATTCATTAGAGAATAGGGCAAGGTTTTATATTGCAAGGTTGTAG
- a CDS encoding 5'-methylthioadenosine/S-adenosylhomocysteine nucleosidase family protein, giving the protein MYICAGECEQFVFAKSIGMGLVSSAIGLTKICLQYAPKELVFIGSAGCYDESLRIGDMAYSYSATQIELSFLDNHSYTPIDNSVKLELKDNVSHETFIQNLHDKIQKLPQVIVNSSNYITNTNKYNAMMSHANITLENMEFFSVLKVAQYFQIPCIGIFCVSNFVGKNAHNEFIENHTLVKTKLHDFIATLNR; this is encoded by the coding sequence ATGTATATTTGTGCGGGTGAGTGTGAGCAGTTTGTCTTTGCAAAAAGTATTGGTATGGGTTTAGTGTCTAGTGCAATAGGGCTCACAAAGATTTGTTTGCAGTATGCACCAAAAGAGCTTGTATTTATAGGTAGTGCAGGGTGCTATGATGAAAGTTTGCGTATAGGTGATATGGCGTATAGTTATAGTGCTACGCAGATTGAGCTTAGTTTTTTAGATAATCATTCTTATACGCCGATTGATAATAGCGTAAAACTTGAACTTAAAGATAATGTTTCACATGAAACATTTATACAGAATCTACATGATAAGATTCAGAAATTACCGCAAGTTATTGTAAATTCAAGTAACTATATCACAAACACAAATAAATATAATGCGATGATGAGTCATGCAAATATTACGCTTGAGAATATGGAATTTTTCAGCGTTTTAAAAGTCGCACAATATTTTCAGATTCCATGTATTGGAATCTTTTGCGTGAGTAACTTTGTCGGCAAAAATGCACATAATGAGTTTATAGAAAATCATACGCTTGTAAAAACAAAACTGCATGATTTTATAGCAACTCTTAACAGATAA
- a CDS encoding DUF2156 domain-containing protein, with translation MEQQAIIFKDITLQDREIINTYLQQEEFMISDISFGNLFIWRLARKIAFCILHDCLIIETTYTNEAPFCFFPIGSGDKKKALISLHNHYKQKGQNLIFHSIEKQNLDLLHEVFGDSITPILNRDRSDYIYKTQDLIELTGRKYHKKKNHLNRFFDEYKGFSFESISENNLSELLHVWRKWDNAGNDIGLQNESKGIISVFENYADLGFLGGLLRFNGEVIAFSFGEVISKNLCIIHIEKADINYRGAYQAINQQLLSHCFSDILYVNREEDLGIEGLRKAKLSYNPEFILEKYEVSIV, from the coding sequence ATGGAACAGCAAGCCATTATATTTAAAGACATTACACTGCAAGATAGGGAAATAATTAATACATATCTACAACAAGAAGAGTTTATGATTTCTGATATTTCTTTTGGGAATCTTTTTATCTGGCGTTTAGCTAGAAAGATAGCATTTTGTATTTTGCATGATTGTCTTATTATAGAAACAACTTATACAAATGAAGCACCATTTTGCTTTTTCCCTATCGGTAGCGGGGATAAAAAGAAAGCTTTAATCTCACTTCATAATCACTATAAACAAAAAGGACAGAATCTTATATTCCATTCAATAGAAAAACAGAATCTAGACTTATTACACGAAGTATTTGGCGATAGTATAACGCCTATTTTGAATCGTGATAGAAGCGATTATATCTATAAAACACAGGATTTAATCGAGCTTACCGGACGCAAATATCATAAAAAGAAAAACCATCTCAATAGATTCTTTGATGAGTATAAAGGCTTTAGCTTTGAATCTATTAGTGAGAATAATCTTAGCGAACTCTTACATGTATGGAGAAAATGGGATAACGCAGGAAATGATATAGGGCTACAAAATGAGTCAAAAGGCATTATAAGCGTGTTTGAAAACTATGCGGATTTGGGATTTTTAGGCGGACTTTTGCGATTTAATGGCGAAGTGATTGCCTTTAGCTTTGGTGAAGTTATCTCAAAAAATCTTTGTATTATCCATATAGAAAAGGCGGACATTAACTATCGCGGGGCGTATCAAGCGATTAATCAACAGCTTTTATCCCATTGCTTTAGTGATATTTTATATGTAAATCGTGAAGAAGATTTAGGTATAGAGGGTTTGCGTAAGGCAAAGCTATCGTATAATCCAGAATTTATTTTAGAAAAATACGAAGTGAGTATTGTATAG
- the hisD gene encoding histidinol dehydrogenase: protein MIKILNIHDKDFETEFNTLLARANTDMDSIIPEVLKTLQDIKQRGEDALLDIVRKYDSWNPQTFNDLKIAEEDTFNAYKNLDSKTKDALQIAHDRIYTFHAKNAPKGFIYHDEYANMLGQNIMPIQRAGIYIPGGKAFYPSSLLMNAIPAKVAGVKEIIMASPTPNNHINELVLAAMYLCGIKEGYKIGGIGAIGMFAYGFGETKWSKDSLFSHTKTTQKGFKKVDVITGPGNIYVATAKKLVFGEVNIDMIAGPSEIGIIADSHANSDYLAIDMLSQAEHDSMASAILITDNKDLAKEVAQKIDTKLTHLMRKDIAQKSIQERGAIIIVENLKQAAMLMNAIAPEHLEIVTQEPFSLLGEIKAAGAVFLGHYTPEAIGDYLAGPNHTLPTGGSARFFSPLGVEHFCTRSSLISFSKQGIKNLANPCAILAETEGLEAHKLSVISRLDSMKD, encoded by the coding sequence ATGATTAAGATATTAAATATACACGACAAGGATTTTGAGACGGAGTTTAACACTCTTTTAGCGCGTGCAAATACAGATATGGATAGCATTATCCCTGAAGTGTTAAAAACGCTGCAAGATATTAAGCAAAGGGGTGAAGATGCCCTGCTAGATATTGTGAGAAAATATGACTCTTGGAATCCACAGACTTTTAATGATCTAAAAATCGCAGAAGAAGATACCTTTAATGCGTATAAAAATCTAGATTCTAAAACCAAAGACGCATTGCAAATAGCACACGATAGAATCTATACATTCCACGCGAAAAATGCCCCAAAAGGCTTTATCTATCATGATGAATACGCAAATATGCTAGGGCAAAATATTATGCCCATTCAGCGTGCTGGTATCTATATCCCCGGTGGTAAAGCCTTTTATCCAAGCTCACTTTTAATGAATGCAATCCCCGCAAAAGTCGCCGGTGTGAAAGAAATCATTATGGCAAGTCCAACACCCAATAATCATATAAATGAATTAGTGCTTGCAGCGATGTATCTTTGCGGTATTAAAGAGGGGTATAAAATCGGGGGGATTGGTGCTATTGGTATGTTTGCCTATGGTTTTGGCGAGACTAAATGGAGTAAAGATTCTCTTTTTTCACATACAAAGACTACGCAAAAAGGCTTTAAAAAAGTAGATGTTATCACTGGACCGGGAAATATCTATGTCGCCACTGCAAAAAAGCTTGTGTTTGGAGAAGTAAATATTGACATGATAGCAGGTCCTAGCGAGATTGGAATCATCGCAGATTCTCATGCTAATAGCGATTATTTAGCAATAGATATGCTATCACAAGCAGAGCATGATTCTATGGCAAGTGCGATATTAATCACAGATAATAAAGACTTAGCTAAAGAAGTCGCACAAAAGATTGATACAAAGCTAACTCATCTAATGCGTAAAGACATAGCACAAAAAAGCATACAAGAAAGGGGGGCAATCATCATTGTAGAGAATCTCAAACAAGCCGCAATGCTAATGAATGCCATAGCCCCCGAACATTTAGAGATTGTAACGCAAGAGCCTTTCTCACTCTTGGGTGAGATTAAAGCGGCTGGTGCGGTATTCTTAGGGCATTATACACCAGAGGCAATCGGCGATTATCTAGCAGGACCAAATCACACATTGCCAACAGGCGGTAGTGCGAGATTTTTCTCACCACTTGGGGTAGAGCATTTCTGCACGCGTAGTTCTCTTATCTCTTTTTCAAAACAAGGTATTAAAAATCTAGCGAATCCTTGTGCTATCTTAGCTGAAACTGAAGGACTTGAAGCTCACAAACTCTCTGTTATATCGCGTTTGGATTCTATGAAAGATTAA
- the asnB gene encoding asparagine synthase (glutamine-hydrolyzing), giving the protein MYNFLELRDELIAKGYVFHTDSDSEVLLASYDAYGSACLNKFNGMWAFAIFNHETKDLFLSRDRFGKKPLFYAFITDENNKKKFVFASEMKAIYPFLKDLEPSSHFNDMIYNKIYSYECTEHTLIDGIKRFPHAHFTIINTDSIQNGVDSLKPQRYYHILDNMPYNPQTPKPYEDIVAEFRHLFFDSVALRMRSDVSLGTALSGGVDSSATICAMSHVSKNSTQHLRQSNDWQHACIACFKDTPFDESKYAKAVCDHIHIQGEFLEINPVAHWDKIEHYFYLFEDLYTTSPVPMIATYQAIKQKGVTVTLDGHGADELFSGYGHVLQSLWDARFNIKQIKNILHTLNDSSEAPKPTLKLYKDGAKFLLSRFNKKIRNKLYTPHDSHPNFNKLDYFSKWLYELFTQDVLQTLLRNYDRYSMINGIEVRMPFLDHRLVEFVFSLPYTYKIRNGYTKALIRDALHDIMPESVIWRKSKMGFVSPIVQWMQRDRKENGLKEWFLDIAHSKDFLECNLVRNPKDLQTLIIKICNKEENNYRVGEQVSNYFNEFVKDCFIIKIIFG; this is encoded by the coding sequence ATTTATAACTTTTTAGAACTACGCGATGAACTCATAGCAAAAGGGTATGTATTTCACACAGATTCTGATAGCGAAGTATTACTTGCTAGTTATGATGCTTATGGGAGTGCTTGTTTAAATAAATTTAATGGCATGTGGGCGTTTGCTATATTTAACCATGAAACAAAAGATCTTTTTCTATCCCGTGATAGGTTTGGCAAAAAGCCTCTTTTTTATGCTTTCATTACTGATGAAAACAATAAAAAGAAATTTGTTTTTGCTTCTGAGATGAAGGCAATCTATCCATTTTTAAAAGATTTAGAGCCTTCCAGCCATTTTAATGATATGATATATAACAAAATATATAGCTATGAATGCACAGAGCATACATTGATAGATGGCATTAAGCGTTTTCCACATGCACATTTTACGATTATAAATACAGATTCTATACAAAATGGTGTAGATAGTCTTAAGCCGCAGAGATATTATCACATACTTGATAATATGCCATATAATCCGCAGACACCAAAACCTTATGAAGATATTGTTGCGGAATTTCGCCATTTATTTTTTGATTCAGTAGCATTAAGAATGCGTTCTGATGTAAGTCTAGGCACAGCCCTTAGTGGCGGAGTAGATTCTAGTGCTACAATATGTGCCATGTCGCATGTAAGCAAAAATAGCACACAACATTTAAGACAATCAAATGATTGGCAGCATGCTTGCATTGCTTGCTTTAAAGATACGCCATTTGATGAGAGTAAGTATGCTAAGGCAGTGTGCGATCATATTCATATACAAGGTGAATTTTTAGAGATTAACCCGGTGGCACATTGGGATAAAATAGAGCATTATTTTTATCTCTTTGAGGATTTATATACAACAAGCCCTGTGCCAATGATCGCAACATATCAAGCCATAAAGCAAAAAGGTGTTACCGTAACACTTGATGGGCATGGCGCAGACGAACTTTTTAGCGGTTATGGACATGTATTGCAATCTTTATGGGATGCAAGATTTAATATTAAACAAATAAAAAATATCTTGCATACTCTTAATGATTCTAGCGAAGCACCAAAACCAACACTAAAACTCTATAAAGATGGAGCCAAATTTCTTTTATCAAGATTCAATAAAAAGATACGAAATAAATTATACACACCCCATGATTCTCATCCTAATTTTAACAAACTTGATTATTTTTCAAAATGGCTTTATGAATTATTTACTCAAGATGTATTACAAACACTTTTGAGAAATTATGATAGATATTCCATGATTAATGGCATAGAAGTGCGTATGCCATTCTTAGATCATAGACTTGTGGAATTTGTCTTTAGCCTACCTTATACATATAAAATTAGAAATGGCTATACAAAGGCACTAATTCGCGATGCTTTGCATGATATTATGCCAGAATCTGTGATTTGGCGTAAAAGCAAGATGGGCTTTGTCTCCCCTATCGTGCAATGGATGCAGCGAGATAGAAAAGAGAATGGATTAAAAGAATGGTTTTTAGATATAGCACACTCTAAAGATTTTTTAGAATGTAATCTAGTGAGAAACCCAAAAGATTTACAAACATTAATTATAAAAATATGCAATAAAGAAGAAAATAATTATAGAGTAGGCGAACAGGTTAGTAATTATTTCAATGAGTTTGTAAAGGACTGCTTTATAATCAAAATAATCTTTGGCTGA
- the gltS gene encoding sodium/glutamate symporter — MVAVLLLGRFIIERVKVLRDYNIPEPVVGGVITAIMILLIYKTLQLEFKFDTSLSEPLMLAFFSSIGLSADFSALKKGGKMLTIFLVIIVGALFLQNIVGVGISYAMGVDPLLGMLGGSITMSGGHGTGAAWAKIFEADPYNFSAATGVAMACATFGLVMGGLIGGPVARYLIKKHNLKLPGAEHNNDEAHGFETPTKERLITPISFIESLALIAACLLIGKVLEDVMKDVMPGLNLPTFVYCLFTGVILRNTLQILNIHQVFDREVSVLGNVSLSLFLAFAMMTLNLWQLLALALPLIVILVSQAVLMILYAVFVTFRFCGKDYDAAVLAAGHCGFGLGATPTAMVNMQAVTSHYGPSHMAFIIVPLCGAFFIDIINAIVIKGSLSFLI; from the coding sequence ATGGTGGCAGTTTTATTGCTTGGTAGATTCATTATCGAGCGTGTAAAAGTCTTGAGGGATTATAATATACCAGAGCCTGTTGTAGGTGGGGTTATAACCGCGATTATGATTCTATTAATCTATAAAACATTACAGCTTGAGTTTAAATTTGACACTTCATTATCAGAGCCCTTAATGCTTGCTTTCTTTTCATCAATTGGGCTTAGTGCCGACTTCTCCGCATTGAAAAAAGGCGGGAAAATGCTTACCATATTCCTTGTTATCATCGTTGGTGCGCTTTTTTTGCAAAATATCGTTGGCGTTGGTATATCCTATGCTATGGGTGTAGATCCTTTACTTGGTATGCTTGGCGGGTCTATCACAATGAGTGGCGGGCATGGCACAGGTGCTGCATGGGCTAAGATTTTTGAAGCAGATCCATACAACTTCTCTGCGGCAACGGGTGTAGCTATGGCATGTGCGACTTTTGGGCTTGTTATGGGTGGGCTTATCGGTGGTCCTGTTGCAAGATATCTTATTAAAAAGCATAATCTCAAATTGCCGGGTGCAGAGCATAATAATGATGAAGCACATGGTTTTGAAACGCCGACAAAAGAGAGACTAATCACACCTATTAGCTTTATAGAGAGCCTTGCATTGATTGCAGCATGTTTATTAATCGGTAAAGTGTTAGAAGATGTTATGAAAGATGTCATGCCCGGGCTTAATCTCCCAACATTTGTATATTGCCTTTTCACAGGAGTAATATTGCGTAATACATTGCAAATACTAAACATTCATCAAGTATTTGATAGAGAAGTGTCTGTGTTAGGCAATGTCTCACTCTCTTTGTTCCTTGCATTTGCGATGATGACACTAAATCTCTGGCAGTTACTAGCCCTTGCATTACCATTGATTGTAATCCTTGTATCACAAGCGGTGCTAATGATACTTTATGCAGTATTTGTTACATTTAGATTCTGTGGTAAGGACTATGACGCTGCAGTCCTTGCGGCTGGACATTGTGGTTTTGGATTAGGTGCTACACCGACTGCTATGGTAAATATGCAGGCAGTTACCTCACATTATGGACCAAGCCACATGGCATTTATTATCGTGCCACTATGCGGCGCATTCTTTATTGATATTATTAATGCGATTGTGATTAAAGGCTCACTTTCATTTTTGATTTAA
- a CDS encoding heat-inducible transcription repressor — MSIKRELLIGIIEEYIKSKEPIGSEFLKSRQNLSISSATIRNYFKVLEKEGALFQPHISSGRIPTNATLYAYWKDVLQYVCQSDVVITAAKLQSLSSHYGVYCIVIPKDDNRLESVINTHGYLILQFSRGETLIQYSEALSRFLESFMLADIHDILKVANEVGAGELKRKLMALLQVDSEEHCFQCGSEYISTIAQSNAAQYLNAIQGRTLLSCSNGIYFEGIVSNGHLAIIHDVLYINAKTQSTYQARMMCIGDLLCDYKSFYAELGCSNFA, encoded by the coding sequence ATGAGTATAAAGAGAGAGTTACTCATAGGGATTATAGAAGAGTATATTAAAAGCAAAGAGCCAATTGGTTCAGAGTTTTTAAAATCAAGACAAAATCTCTCTATCTCATCAGCCACTATTCGCAATTATTTTAAGGTCTTGGAAAAAGAAGGTGCATTATTCCAGCCACATATTAGTAGCGGTAGAATCCCGACAAATGCTACTTTATATGCGTATTGGAAAGATGTATTGCAATATGTATGTCAAAGTGATGTAGTGATAACTGCAGCAAAGTTGCAAAGCCTAAGCTCACATTATGGGGTCTATTGCATTGTGATTCCAAAAGATGATAATCGCTTAGAATCTGTAATCAACACGCATGGCTATCTTATCTTACAATTTAGTCGTGGCGAGACATTGATACAATATTCTGAAGCACTAAGTCGTTTTTTAGAATCTTTTATGTTAGCAGATATACATGATATTTTAAAGGTTGCAAATGAAGTTGGTGCGGGTGAGTTGAAGCGGAAACTTATGGCGTTATTGCAGGTAGATTCTGAAGAGCATTGCTTTCAGTGTGGGAGTGAGTATATAAGCACTATCGCACAAAGCAATGCTGCACAATATCTTAATGCGATACAAGGCAGGACACTTTTATCATGTAGTAACGGAATCTACTTTGAGGGCATAGTATCAAACGGGCATTTAGCAATCATTCACGATGTGTTGTATATAAATGCAAAGACACAAAGCACATATCAAGCTAGAATGATGTGTATCGGCGATTTGCTATGTGATTATAAGAGTTTTTATGCAGAATTAGGATGTAGTAATTTTGCATAA
- the grpE gene encoding nucleotide exchange factor GrpE: MDKNEEVSNDLESTQADDEADTLESTQDSEEIAKFEQDESLLEQKIKDLQDQYLRTHADFENVKKRLEKEKAQALEYANQNILKDLLPIIDTLEKALESANALPSGDKIAEGLNLVLGNFSKVLGKHGVEAINTEDGFDPNLHEAIMQVKDDEKEDGAIKQVLQKGYKYKERTLRPAMVSIVKN, encoded by the coding sequence ATGGATAAAAATGAAGAAGTATCTAATGACTTAGAATCTACTCAAGCAGATGATGAAGCAGACACTTTAGAATCTACACAAGATTCCGAAGAAATCGCAAAGTTTGAGCAAGATGAGAGTTTATTAGAACAAAAGATAAAAGATTTACAAGATCAATATTTACGCACACACGCAGATTTTGAGAATGTAAAAAAGCGACTTGAAAAGGAAAAGGCACAAGCCCTTGAGTATGCAAACCAGAATATTTTAAAGGATTTGTTGCCTATAATTGACACGCTTGAAAAAGCTTTAGAATCTGCAAACGCATTGCCTAGCGGCGATAAGATTGCAGAGGGATTAAATCTTGTGCTTGGCAATTTTAGCAAAGTCTTAGGTAAGCATGGAGTAGAAGCTATCAATACAGAAGATGGCTTTGATCCAAATTTGCACGAAGCTATCATGCAAGTAAAAGATGATGAAAAAGAAGATGGCGCAATAAAACAAGTATTGCAAAAAGGTTATAAGTATAAAGAACGCACATTGCGACCAGCAATGGTAAGCATTGTAAAAAATTAA
- the dnaK gene encoding molecular chaperone DnaK — MSKVIGIDLGTTNSAMAVFEGNEGKIIANKEGKNTTPSIVAFTDKGEILVGEPAKRQAITNPQKTIYSIKRIMGLMFDEDKAKEAEKRLPYKIIDRNGACAVEIADKIYTPQEISAKILMKIKEDAESYLGESVTEAVITVPAYFNDAQRKATKEAGTIAGLNVLRIINEPTSAALAYGLDKKDSEKIMVYDLGGGTFDVTVLETGDNVVEVLATGGDAFLGGDDFDNKIIDWVSEEFKNDEGIDLKSDVMALQRLKDSAENAKKELSSATETEINLPFITADASGPKHLVKKLTRAKFETLISSLIDDTIKKIDSVIKDAGLDKSEISEVVMVGGSTRIPKVQEEVKRFIGKELNKSVNPDEVVAVGAAIQGGVLKGDVKDVLLLDVTPLSLGIETLGGVMSKIIEKGTTIPAKKSQTFSTAEDNQPAVSIQIFQGERELARDNKKLGNFDLQGIAPAPRGVPQIEVTLDIDANGILTVSAKDKNTGKSQEIKITGSSGLSDEEIEKMVKDAELHKEEDSKRKETIEARNQGDNLVYQVEKSLEEMRKDENKGKVDESVLAQAESVKDSLKEILKNEAASKADIESKIKELNEVFAKLAAAQGTNAGANPNANTQDTKKKDDDVIDAEVVDEK, encoded by the coding sequence ATGAGTAAAGTTATAGGAATTGATTTAGGCACAACAAATTCGGCGATGGCAGTTTTTGAAGGGAATGAAGGCAAAATTATTGCAAACAAAGAAGGGAAAAATACAACCCCTTCAATCGTTGCATTTACAGATAAAGGCGAGATTCTAGTCGGCGAACCAGCAAAGAGACAAGCCATCACAAACCCGCAAAAAACCATTTATTCTATTAAAAGGATTATGGGACTTATGTTTGATGAAGATAAGGCAAAAGAAGCAGAAAAAAGACTGCCTTATAAGATCATTGATAGAAATGGGGCTTGTGCGGTAGAGATCGCAGATAAAATCTATACGCCACAAGAGATTTCAGCAAAGATTCTAATGAAAATCAAAGAAGATGCAGAAAGCTACTTGGGCGAGAGCGTTACAGAAGCAGTAATCACCGTGCCAGCATATTTCAATGACGCACAAAGAAAAGCGACAAAAGAAGCAGGGACAATCGCAGGGCTAAATGTGTTAAGGATCATTAATGAGCCAACTTCAGCAGCCCTTGCCTATGGTTTAGACAAAAAAGATTCTGAAAAAATCATGGTATATGACCTAGGCGGTGGGACATTTGATGTTACCGTGCTTGAAACTGGCGATAATGTCGTAGAAGTCTTAGCAACAGGTGGTGATGCGTTTTTAGGTGGTGATGATTTTGATAATAAAATCATTGATTGGGTAAGCGAAGAGTTTAAAAATGATGAAGGCATTGATTTAAAAAGCGATGTTATGGCATTACAAAGGCTTAAAGATTCCGCAGAAAATGCGAAAAAAGAGCTAAGCAGTGCGACTGAAACAGAGATAAATCTCCCCTTTATTACTGCTGATGCAAGTGGTCCAAAGCATTTAGTTAAAAAGCTTACAAGAGCGAAATTTGAGACACTTATTAGCAGTCTTATTGATGATACGATTAAAAAGATAGATTCTGTTATCAAAGATGCAGGACTTGATAAAAGCGAGATTAGCGAAGTCGTCATGGTAGGTGGCTCTACAAGAATCCCAAAAGTGCAAGAAGAGGTAAAAAGATTTATCGGTAAAGAGTTGAATAAATCTGTGAATCCAGATGAGGTTGTAGCAGTCGGTGCGGCTATTCAAGGTGGTGTATTGAAAGGTGATGTAAAAGATGTGCTTTTACTTGATGTAACGCCTTTAAGTCTTGGTATCGAAACTCTAGGTGGTGTAATGTCAAAAATCATTGAGAAAGGCACAACAATCCCTGCGAAAAAATCGCAAACTTTCTCTACTGCCGAAGATAATCAACCAGCTGTTTCTATACAGATTTTTCAAGGTGAGAGAGAACTTGCAAGGGATAATAAAAAGCTTGGAAACTTTGATTTACAAGGCATTGCCCCAGCCCCAAGAGGTGTGCCACAAATTGAAGTAACACTTGATATTGACGCAAATGGTATCTTAACCGTTTCAGCAAAAGATAAAAACACAGGTAAATCACAAGAGATTAAAATCACAGGCTCAAGCGGTCTATCTGATGAAGAAATCGAAAAAATGGTAAAAGATGCGGAATTGCATAAAGAAGAAGATTCTAAACGCAAAGAAACGATAGAAGCGAGAAATCAAGGCGACAATCTCGTCTATCAAGTGGAAAAAAGCCTTGAAGAAATGCGTAAAGATGAGAATAAAGGCAAGGTTGATGAAAGCGTATTAGCTCAAGCTGAAAGCGTGAAAGACTCACTCAAAGAGATTCTAAAAAATGAAGCAGCAAGTAAGGCAGATATAGAATCTAAAATCAAAGAGTTAAACGAAGTCTTTGCAAAACTTGCAGCGGCTCAAGGCACAAACGCTGGAGCAAACCCAAATGCCAACACACAAGACACAAAGAAAAAAGACGATGATGTCATTGATGCTGAAGTTGTCGATGAAAAGTAA